One genomic window of Bacteroidales bacterium includes the following:
- a CDS encoding bifunctional 3-deoxy-7-phosphoheptulonate synthase/chorismate mutase type II codes for METIQFLPITDWGIGIKERPFLISGPCSAESEEQVINIAHQLKDQGVKVFRAGIWKPRTHPNGFEGVGEKGLAWLRKVKQETGMLIATEVANQRHAYEALKHGVDILWIGARTTANPFAMQEIANTIAGADVIVFVKNPVNPDLELWIGAVERIHQAGISRIGAIHRGFSTYEKSAYRNDPLWQLPIELKRRLPTLPILVDPSHICGHRDLKRVSQKAMDLNYDGLIIEVHHDPDNALSDAKQQITPFALAELIHGLKLRKVNADDEQFIHTLETLRQKIDKYDEELLDLLEQRMEVSKTIGLYKKQNNVTILQPSRWDEIITKIRQKGAERNLSTDLIDRMFTAIHQESINKQMAVMNNGVTLPSTNQGKSDDNH; via the coding sequence ATGGAAACAATTCAATTTTTACCCATCACGGACTGGGGGATCGGAATAAAAGAGAGGCCTTTCCTCATCTCCGGACCTTGCAGCGCCGAGTCGGAGGAACAGGTAATCAATATTGCTCATCAGCTCAAAGATCAGGGAGTCAAAGTGTTCCGGGCGGGAATCTGGAAGCCACGAACGCACCCCAACGGTTTCGAAGGAGTAGGGGAGAAGGGGCTTGCCTGGCTGCGGAAAGTAAAACAGGAAACAGGAATGCTGATAGCAACAGAAGTCGCCAACCAGCGTCATGCCTATGAGGCACTAAAACATGGCGTTGACATTCTCTGGATTGGCGCCAGGACTACAGCAAACCCTTTCGCCATGCAGGAAATTGCCAATACGATTGCTGGCGCCGATGTCATAGTGTTTGTAAAAAACCCGGTTAATCCCGATCTGGAGTTATGGATTGGCGCTGTTGAAAGAATCCATCAGGCAGGGATATCGAGAATTGGCGCCATACACCGGGGATTTTCAACTTATGAAAAATCGGCCTATCGCAATGATCCATTATGGCAGTTGCCCATTGAACTTAAACGTCGTCTGCCAACCTTGCCGATTCTGGTCGATCCCAGCCACATTTGCGGGCACAGGGACTTGAAAAGGGTATCACAAAAAGCGATGGACCTCAACTACGACGGCCTCATTATCGAAGTACATCATGATCCTGATAATGCCCTAAGCGATGCCAAACAGCAAATAACACCTTTTGCTCTTGCGGAATTGATTCACGGACTGAAGCTAAGGAAAGTGAATGCTGATGATGAACAGTTCATCCATACCCTGGAAACCCTTCGGCAAAAAATCGATAAATACGATGAGGAACTGCTCGATTTACTTGAACAGCGCATGGAGGTGTCAAAAACGATTGGCCTTTACAAAAAACAGAACAATGTAACCATTTTGCAACCGTCGCGATGGGATGAGATCATCACCAAAATCAGGCAGAAAGGGGCTGAACGTAACCTGAGCACTGACCTGATTGACCGGATGTTTACCGCCATCCACCAGGAATCCATCAACAAGCAGATGGCAGTTATGAACAATGGAGTAACTTTACCGTCGACAAATCAGGGCAAATCGGATGACAACCATTGA